The genome window CCATTCGCCGGTGGCCTTGGGCGACTACTGCGCCGGGACGAACCACGTGCTTCCAACCTCCGGCGCGGCGCGGCACGCCTCGGGCCTCTCGGTCCTCGACTTCGTGCGCTTCGTGCAATGGCAGGAGGCGACGGCCCGGGGCCTCGCGCGCGTGGGGCCCATCGGCGAGCGCCTGGCGACGCTCGAAGGTCTCTCCGGCCACGCCGGTGCCATCGCCGCGCGCCTGCCGCGGCGTTCCGCGCGGTAGGCTTAAGGTCCTCGCCCGCTCTGGCCGCCGCATGGAGGAGCGTCCCGAGGACCTGCGGCCGTTCGTGAGCACGGTCTTCCCGGTCTACGACGCGCGCTACGAGGCGGGCGCCGCGCTCTTCTACGTCACGGTCGACCGCGCCACGCTGGCCGAGCGTTTCGAGTCGCTGCGGCGGCAGCTCAAGGACCGCGGTTACTACGCGATGATCCGCTACGAGGGCGGCGAGCACCAGATCCACGTCGTGCCGGCTCCGCCGCGCGAGCACGTGGGCGAGGCGACAAACGCCTTCCTCATCGTGCTCACCGTCGTCACGACGACGCTGGGCGGGGCCATGGCCTACTTCTACTACGAGAACCCCGATCTCGTTTCGGTCCTGGGGGGCGTCGATTTTCTGACGCAACTCTCGGTCCTTTGGTCCCCCACAAACGTCCTCTGGGGCTTCGTGCTGTTCTCGCTCCCCCTTCTCTTCATCCTGGGCGTCCACGAGCTTGGCCACTACGTCGTGGCGCGGCGCCACGGGGTCGCCGCAAGCCTTCCGTTCTTCATCCCGCTCCCTCCGTTCTTCGCGCTTGGCATCGGAACCATGGGCGCGTTCATCAGCATCCGCGAGCCCATCCCAAACCGCCGCGTGCTCCTCGACATCGGGCTTGCCGGACCCCTGGCGGGCTTCCTCGCCACGATCCCGGTGCTTCTTTTGGGCTTCGTCCTCATGACGATGCGCCCGCTGGAGCTTCCGCCTACGACCGGGCACGGCTCCCTGGGCACGCCGCTTGCCTATCTCCTGTTCGCCTTTCCGTTCCCTTTCTCGGAGAACCAGGTCATCCACCCGACC of Candidatus Thermoplasmatota archaeon contains these proteins:
- a CDS encoding site-2 protease family protein; this encodes MEERPEDLRPFVSTVFPVYDARYEAGAALFYVTVDRATLAERFESLRRQLKDRGYYAMIRYEGGEHQIHVVPAPPREHVGEATNAFLIVLTVVTTTLGGAMAYFYYENPDLVSVLGGVDFLTQLSVLWSPTNVLWGFVLFSLPLLFILGVHELGHYVVARRHGVAASLPFFIPLPPFFALGIGTMGAFISIREPIPNRRVLLDIGLAGPLAGFLATIPVLLLGFVLMTMRPLELPPTTGHGSLGTPLAYLLFAFPFPFSENQVIHPTAFAGWVGLFVTGINLLPAGQLDGGHVAHALLGDKAKYASYGAVVLLVILGLGIPAFGLFPGLPGFSGWIFFALLIAILGVRHSDTLDAVTGLDPRRVYLGLVGLALLALCFTPTPLLVSNP